In the Azospirillum sp. TSH100 genome, CACCCTGTTCTCCGACGGCGAGCTGGACGAGGGGTCGGTATGGGAGGCCATCATGTCGGCCGCCCATTACAAGCTCGACAACCTGATCGCCATCGTCGACGTCAACAACCAGCAGGCGGACGGCCCCTCCACCCAGGTGATGGCGTTCGAGCCGCTGGTGGACAAGCTGGAGGCCTTCGGCTGGTTCGTCCAGCGGGTCGACGGCAACGACATGGACGCGGTGGTCGCCGCCTTCGACGCCGCCAAGTCCCACCCGGAGCCCAAGCCGCGGATGATCGTCTGCGACACCAGGATGGGCAAGGGCGTGCCCTTCCTTGAAGCCCGCGAAAAGAACCACTTCATCCGCGTCGACGCGCACGAATGGCAGCTGGCGCTCGACGCGCTCGACGCCGGGAGGACCGCATGAGCACCGCCACCCCCACTCCCGCCGCCGCCAAGGCGCGCCTGAAGACCTCCGCGATGATCGCCTCGATCGCGGCGGAAGGGCAGCGGACCAAGCCGGCGCCCTTCGGCCATGCGCTGGTCGAACTGGCGAAGCAGCGGCCGGAGATCGTCGGCATGACCGCCGACCTCGCCAAATACACCGACCTGCACATCTTCGCCCAGGCCAATCCCGACCGCTTCTATCAGATGGGCATGGCCGAACAGCTGCTGATGGGTGCCGCGTCGGGGATGGCCCATGAGGGCATGATGCCCTTCGTCACCACCTACGCCGTCTTCGCCTCGCGCCGGGCCTATGACTTCGTGCATCAGACGATCGCGGAGGAGAACCGCAACGTCAAAATCGCCTGCGCCCTGCCCGGCCTGACCTCCGGCTACGGTCCCAGCCATCAGGCCGCCGAGGATCTGGCGCTGTTCCGCGCCATGCCGAACATGGTGGTGATCGACCCCTGCGACGCGCACGAGATCGAGCAGGTGGTGCCCGCCATGGCCGCGCACGACGGCCCGGTCTACATGCGGCTGCTGCGCGGCAACGTCCCGCTGGTGCTCGACGAGTACGACTATAAGTTCGAACTCGGCAAGGCGAAGCTGCTGCGCGACGGCTCGGACGTGCTGGTCATCTCGTCCGGCATCATGACGATGCGGGCGCTGGAGGTGGCGCAGCGGCTGGAGGCCGACAAGGTCGGCGTCGCCGTTCTGCACGTCCCCACCATCAAGCCGCTCGACACCGGGACCATCCTGCGCGAAGCGGCCCGCACCGGCCGCATGGTGGTGGTGGCGGAAAACCACACCGTCATCGGCGGGCTGGGCGAGGCGGTGGCCGGCACCCTGCTGCGGGCCGGCGTCGCCCCGGTCTTCCGGCAGATCGGCCTGCCCGACGAGTTCCTGAAGGCCGGCGCCCTGCCGACTCTGCATGACCTCTACGGCATCTCCACCGATGCTATGGCGGCCAGCATCAAGGGCTGGCTGTAAGGGCCTTCGGGACGCGGGGAGGCTGCCTCCCCGCCCCTGCCGTCAACTTCCGCCGTCCAAAAAAAGCCAAGCCCCAAAAAAGCCGAACCATAGAATTCCGGAGAGGAAACCATGCTCAAGATGCCGCCCGTCCGCGCAACATCCTTCCGCCCGAGCCGCCGCGCCGTCCTGGCCGCCGCCACCGCCATGCCGCTGGTCACGATCCTGAAACACCCGGCGGACGCCGCCGAATTCCAGTTCAAATACGCCACCGGCCAGGATCCGACCCACCCCGTCAACATCCGCGCCCAGGAAGCGATCAACCGCATCCGCGAGGCGACCGCCGGCCGGCTGGACATCAAGCTGTTCCCGGCGAACCAGCTGGGCAGCGACACCGACCTGCTGGGCCAGGTGCGCAACGGCGGCGTCGAGATCTTCAATCTCAGCTCGCTGATCCTCGCCACCTTCGTCCCGGTGTCCGGCATCACCAGCATGGGCTTCGCCTTCAACGACTACAGCGCCGTCTGGCGGGCGATGGACGGCGATCTCGGCAAGCACATCCGCGCGGAGATCGCCAAGACTCCGATCATGACGCTCGGCAAGATCTGGGACAACGGCTTCCGCCACGTCACCTCCTCCACCCGGGTGATCCAGACGCCGGACGACATCAAGGGCTTCAAGATGCGGGTGCCGCCGGCCCCGGCGCTGACCTCGCTGTTCAAGGCCATCGGCGCCGCCCCGGCCCCGATCAATTTCAACGAGCTGTATTCGGCGCTCCAGACCGTGGTGGTCGAGGGGCAGGAGAATCCGCTGGCGATCATCTCCACCACCCGCCTGTACGAGGTGCAGAAATCCTGCAGTCTGACCGGCCATGTCTGGGACGGCTATTGGGTGCTGGGCAACAAGCGCGCCTTCGCCAAGCTGCCGGCCGATGTCCAGGAGATCGTCGGCCGCGAACTGGACCGCTCCGCCGACGACCAGCGCGCCGACATCGCCGCCCTGACCGACAGCCTTCAGAAGGATCTGGCCGCCAAGGGGCTGACCTTCCACACGGTCGACCGCGAGCCGTTCCGCAAAGCCCTGTCCTCGACCAGCTTCTACACGGAGTGGAAGGACAAGTACGGTGCCACCGCCTGGGAACTGCTGGAGAAGGTGTCCGGCAAGCTGGGCTGAGACCACCCCGGCTGAGACTGCTGTCGATTGAGACACGGCCGATCCGCACCGCCGCCCCGAACCAGGCCGCACATGCGCCGGGTTCAGGGGGACAGGGTGCAGGTCGGCCGCCCCGTCAACCGATCGTTCACCCGAAGGGCTGGCCTCATGAACACTCCCATCAACGCGGCGACCGTATCCGCGCACGGATCCGGCGCCCACGGTTCGGGGCAGCCGTCCCGCACCAATGCCCGCTGGCTCGACCAGCTCGACCGGGGCATCGGGTTCTTCGTCGAACTTCCGGCGGCGCTGCTGGTGCTCGCCGAGGTCGGCGTTCTCCTGGTCGGCGTCATCTGGCGCTATCTCCTCCACAGCCCGATCATCTGGTCGGACGAGCTGGCCTCCATCCTCTTCCTCTGGCTCGCCATGTTCGGCTCGGTCGTCGCGCTGCGCCGGGGCGAGCATATGCGGATGACTGCGCTGGTCGGCATGCTGGGGCCGCGCGCCCAGGCCTTCCTCGACGTTCTCGCCATGACCGCGGCGCTGGCCTTCCTGCTGCTGCTGGCGGAACCCGCTTATGAATTCGCCTCGGAGGAGGTGTGGGTCACCACCCCGGCGCTCGACATCGCCAATTCCTGGCGCGCCTCGGCCCTGCCGGTCGGCATCGCCCTGATGATCTCGGTCGCCCTGCTGCGGCTGGCCCGCGTCGGCCGCGCCACGGACGTTCTGTGGGCGGTGCTGGCGGTGGCGGGGACGATCGGCGCCGCGGTTCTGGCCGGTCCGGTCTTCGCCGGGCTCGGCAACCTCAACCTGCTGCTGTTCTTCGTCGTCGGCGTCGGGGTGATGGTGTTCCTCGGCCTGCCGATCGCCTTTTCCTTCGGCCTCGCCACCTTCGGCTACCTGTCGCTCGCCACCTCGACCCCAGCCATCGTCATGGTCGGCCGCATGGACGAGGGGATGAGCCACCTGATCCTGCTGTCGGTGCCGCTGTTCGTCTTCCTCGGCCAACTGATCGAGATGACGGGCATGGCCCGTGCCATGGTCGGATTCCTCGCCAGCCTGCTGGGCCATGTGCGCGGCGGCCTGTCCTATGTGCTGATCGGCGCGATGTATCTGGTGTCCGGCATCTCCGGCTCCAAGGCGGCCGACATGGCGGCGGTGGCGCCGGTGCTGTTCCCCGAGATGAAGGCGCGCGGCGCCAAGCCGGGCGATCTGGTCGCCCTGCTGTCGGCCACCGGCGCCCAGACGGAAACCATCCCGCCATCCCTGGTCCTGATCACCATCGGCTCGGTCACAGGCGTGTCGATCGCCGCCCTGTTCACCGGCGGCCTGCTGCCCGGCATCGTGCTGGGTTTGGCGCTGGCCGGGCTGGTCTGGTGGCGCTACCGCCACGAGGATCTGTCCCATGTCCGCCGCGCCAGCCGCGGCGAGATCGGCAAGGCGTTCCTGATCGCCCTGCCCGCCATCGCCCTGCCCTTCATCATCCGCGCCGCGGTGATCGAAGGTGTCGCGACCGCGACCGAGGTATCGACCATCGGCATCGTCTATGCGGTGATCGCCGGGTTGCTGGTCTACCGCCAGTTCGACTGGCGCCGCATCTATCCGATGCTGGTCGAAACCGCGGCCCTGTCCGGCGCCATCCTGCTGATCATCGGTGCGGCCACCGGCATGGCCTGGGCGCTGACCCAGTCGGGCTTCTCCAACACCCTGGCAACGGCGATGCGCGAGCTGCCCGGCGGCGTGCCGGTGTTCATCGCGGTGTCGATCATCGCCTTCATCATCCTGGGCAGCGTCCTGGAGGGCATCCCCGCCATCGTGCTGTTCGGTCCGCTGCTGTTCCCCATCGCCCGGCAGATCGGCGTGCACGAGGTCCACTACGCGATGATCGTCATCCTGGCGATGGGCATCGGTCTGTTCGCCCCGCCGTTCGGTGTCGGTTACTACGCCGCCTGCGCCATCAGCCGCATCAGCCCGGACGAAGGCATGAAGCCCATCCTGGGATATCTGGCGGCGCTGGCCGTCGGCCTGATCATCGTCGCGGCAGTGCCCTGGGTGTCGATCGGCTTCCTTGGCTGATCTCCTTCCCTCAACACTCCAGCCTCCCCACTCAAGGACATCGGACCAATGACGACCGTCGGATTCATCGGCCTCGGTTCCATGGGAATGCCCATGGCGGACAACCTGCTGACAAAGGGCTTCACCGTGCAGGGGTTCGATGTCCGCCGCGACAGCGTCGCCGCGCTGGCGGAACGCGGCGCCTGGCCGGCGGCCAGCGCCGCCGCCGCCGCCACCGGTGCCGACGCGCTGGTGCTGATGGTGGTGAACGCCGCCCAGGCCGAACAGGCCCTGTTCGCCGATGGTGCCCTGGAGGCCCTGCCGGACGGAGCGGCGGTAATCCTGATGGCGACCTGCCCGCCGGGAGCGGTGGCGGCCCTGGCGGCGCGGGTGGAGGCGGCTGGCCGCCGCTTCGTCGACGCGCCGGTGTCCGGCGGCGTGGTGGGGGCGGTCGCCGGCAGTCTGTCGATCATGGCGGCGGCGCCGGCCCCGGTGGTGGAGCGGGTCCGCCCGGTGCTGGCGGCAATGGGGGACAAGGTCTTCCATGTCGGCGAGCGGCCGGGCCAGGGCGCCACGGTGAAGACGGTCAACCAGTTGCTCTGCGGCGTCCAC is a window encoding:
- a CDS encoding TRAP transporter substrate-binding protein, with product MLKMPPVRATSFRPSRRAVLAAATAMPLVTILKHPADAAEFQFKYATGQDPTHPVNIRAQEAINRIREATAGRLDIKLFPANQLGSDTDLLGQVRNGGVEIFNLSSLILATFVPVSGITSMGFAFNDYSAVWRAMDGDLGKHIRAEIAKTPIMTLGKIWDNGFRHVTSSTRVIQTPDDIKGFKMRVPPAPALTSLFKAIGAAPAPINFNELYSALQTVVVEGQENPLAIISTTRLYEVQKSCSLTGHVWDGYWVLGNKRAFAKLPADVQEIVGRELDRSADDQRADIAALTDSLQKDLAAKGLTFHTVDREPFRKALSSTSFYTEWKDKYGATAWELLEKVSGKLG
- a CDS encoding transketolase family protein, whose protein sequence is MSTATPTPAAAKARLKTSAMIASIAAEGQRTKPAPFGHALVELAKQRPEIVGMTADLAKYTDLHIFAQANPDRFYQMGMAEQLLMGAASGMAHEGMMPFVTTYAVFASRRAYDFVHQTIAEENRNVKIACALPGLTSGYGPSHQAAEDLALFRAMPNMVVIDPCDAHEIEQVVPAMAAHDGPVYMRLLRGNVPLVLDEYDYKFELGKAKLLRDGSDVLVISSGIMTMRALEVAQRLEADKVGVAVLHVPTIKPLDTGTILREAARTGRMVVVAENHTVIGGLGEAVAGTLLRAGVAPVFRQIGLPDEFLKAGALPTLHDLYGISTDAMAASIKGWL
- a CDS encoding TRAP transporter large permease subunit: MNTPINAATVSAHGSGAHGSGQPSRTNARWLDQLDRGIGFFVELPAALLVLAEVGVLLVGVIWRYLLHSPIIWSDELASILFLWLAMFGSVVALRRGEHMRMTALVGMLGPRAQAFLDVLAMTAALAFLLLLAEPAYEFASEEVWVTTPALDIANSWRASALPVGIALMISVALLRLARVGRATDVLWAVLAVAGTIGAAVLAGPVFAGLGNLNLLLFFVVGVGVMVFLGLPIAFSFGLATFGYLSLATSTPAIVMVGRMDEGMSHLILLSVPLFVFLGQLIEMTGMARAMVGFLASLLGHVRGGLSYVLIGAMYLVSGISGSKAADMAAVAPVLFPEMKARGAKPGDLVALLSATGAQTETIPPSLVLITIGSVTGVSIAALFTGGLLPGIVLGLALAGLVWWRYRHEDLSHVRRASRGEIGKAFLIALPAIALPFIIRAAVIEGVATATEVSTIGIVYAVIAGLLVYRQFDWRRIYPMLVETAALSGAILLIIGAATGMAWALTQSGFSNTLATAMRELPGGVPVFIAVSIIAFIILGSVLEGIPAIVLFGPLLFPIARQIGVHEVHYAMIVILAMGIGLFAPPFGVGYYAACAISRISPDEGMKPILGYLAALAVGLIIVAAVPWVSIGFLG
- a CDS encoding NAD(P)-dependent oxidoreductase; the encoded protein is MTTVGFIGLGSMGMPMADNLLTKGFTVQGFDVRRDSVAALAERGAWPAASAAAAATGADALVLMVVNAAQAEQALFADGALEALPDGAAVILMATCPPGAVAALAARVEAAGRRFVDAPVSGGVVGAVAGSLSIMAAAPAPVVERVRPVLAAMGDKVFHVGERPGQGATVKTVNQLLCGVHIAVVAEAFALAAKVGIDLDILLEIMGSSAASSWMLKDRGPRMLHSDPEITSAVDIFVKDLGIVLEAGRDAKAALPLAAVAHQMFLATSGRGEGTMDDSQVIRSYHAINGTN